One Vibrio gazogenes genomic region harbors:
- a CDS encoding GGDEF domain-containing protein, translated as MIVNGLEKWLGVGRADSEFRESSFIFISLTVLTSILTFFVYYNVFVIPSLLLAAIEAIGILFCLFSYYFLWQSRDPRVAAIILVSVMTSISLLFILGTGNDEFALAFCFLTPVIAIFILGYKLGSLFSLANFICVAYICITDMDNWSPVYFDSISFVHLTTIYFFLFSVSYFYDAGRRRTMVLLEESNRQLQVLSNTDGLTNISNRRFMEKLLLDAQVGQWVAIIDIDDFKQVNDEYGHEVGDKVLVSIANILQASVKGIGHVGRWGGEEFLTLFTDTTEDVIESHINQWQKSITDYDFGIGRSVTISCGIAPHLDRFNTSTFSHADEALYRAKTSGKNCFRFSVAHEFTENSI; from the coding sequence GTGATAGTTAACGGATTAGAAAAATGGCTCGGCGTCGGTCGTGCGGATAGTGAGTTTAGAGAAAGCTCATTCATTTTCATTTCCTTGACGGTACTAACGTCGATTCTTACCTTTTTTGTTTATTACAATGTATTCGTCATCCCGTCACTATTGCTTGCAGCAATAGAAGCAATAGGGATTCTTTTCTGCTTGTTTAGCTATTATTTCCTGTGGCAAAGTCGAGATCCTAGAGTTGCGGCAATAATTCTGGTCTCTGTGATGACTTCCATAAGCCTGTTATTTATTCTGGGCACAGGTAATGATGAATTTGCGTTGGCCTTTTGTTTCCTGACGCCAGTGATTGCTATCTTTATTCTTGGATATAAGTTAGGTTCTCTTTTTAGTCTCGCCAATTTTATCTGTGTTGCATATATTTGTATCACTGATATGGATAACTGGTCTCCAGTCTATTTTGATTCCATCAGTTTTGTTCATCTCACTACGATCTATTTCTTTTTGTTTTCGGTTTCTTACTTTTATGATGCCGGACGTCGAAGAACCATGGTTCTCTTGGAAGAATCTAATCGTCAACTGCAGGTACTTTCTAATACTGATGGGTTAACCAATATCTCTAATCGTCGATTTATGGAAAAATTGTTACTCGATGCTCAAGTTGGGCAGTGGGTTGCTATTATCGATATCGATGATTTTAAACAAGTGAATGATGAGTATGGGCATGAGGTAGGCGATAAGGTGTTGGTGAGTATTGCGAACATACTCCAAGCCAGCGTGAAGGGCATTGGCCATGTGGGACGATGGGGCGGTGAAGAGTTTTTGACCCTCTTCACCGACACAACTGAGGATGTTATCGAATCTCATATTAATCAATGGCAGAAATCCATCACAGATTATGATTTTGGCATAGGGAGAAGCGTTACCATCAGTTGTGGTATTGCGCCACATCTAGATCGTTTTAATACCTCGACATTCAGTCATGCTGATGAAGCATTATATAGAGCAAAAACTTCAGGGAAAAACTGCTTTCGATTTTCGGTTGCCCATGAGTTCACTGAAAATTCTATTTAA
- a CDS encoding linear amide C-N hydrolase, translated as MCTRILNNINKDHITVGRNMDWEFSLEPTIIINPAHGRRIGMSEAELDQINQHAAHQLKKTEVLEWEVNYATVSTLIGNISEGYGFCDGMNDQGLVANALYDTNCSFAKSQEPQQKGLSVLRWGQYILDSFATVPEAVESLSKNTIYLYGGKVPGDENSPATLHLSISDRKGKSAILEVKNSEVQIYCHENYTVMTNQPDYKTQLKMMDYWLYQWNKPDIFSEQSEALEEAAEKSLDDFMKNIRNPHPVFSVPGGYTSVQRFERGCFYRYMYNPQAQEVDPVAQVRAMVATCIVPVSFEELYPINLFEKLKKKLGYSVNSYTLWSNISDSTQRRYYYMSNEMVQTVWFDIDNEPKECKKLVINSAFKASHHMGPANQVMEPCKNAPFY; from the coding sequence ATGTGCACACGGATACTCAATAATATAAATAAAGATCATATTACAGTTGGACGAAACATGGATTGGGAGTTTTCATTAGAACCGACCATTATCATTAATCCAGCTCACGGACGACGGATTGGAATGAGCGAGGCAGAGCTCGATCAAATTAACCAACACGCCGCTCATCAATTAAAGAAGACAGAGGTATTGGAGTGGGAAGTAAACTACGCCACAGTTTCAACACTAATTGGGAATATCAGCGAAGGTTACGGTTTTTGCGATGGCATGAATGATCAAGGGCTAGTGGCTAATGCGCTTTACGATACCAATTGTAGTTTTGCCAAGTCTCAAGAACCACAGCAGAAAGGGCTCAGTGTTCTACGCTGGGGGCAGTATATTCTGGACAGTTTTGCAACCGTTCCTGAAGCGGTGGAATCGCTTTCAAAAAATACAATCTATCTTTACGGTGGAAAAGTACCCGGTGATGAAAATTCGCCTGCAACTCTGCATCTTTCTATCTCCGATAGAAAAGGAAAATCAGCGATATTAGAGGTCAAAAATAGTGAGGTACAGATTTATTGTCATGAGAATTATACCGTCATGACGAACCAACCTGATTATAAAACCCAGCTCAAAATGATGGACTATTGGTTATATCAGTGGAATAAGCCAGACATTTTCAGTGAACAGAGTGAAGCGCTTGAAGAGGCAGCAGAGAAAAGCTTAGACGACTTCATGAAAAATATTCGCAACCCTCACCCGGTATTCTCGGTGCCCGGTGGTTATACATCTGTCCAGCGCTTTGAGCGAGGATGTTTTTATCGCTATATGTATAACCCACAAGCACAAGAAGTAGATCCAGTCGCTCAAGTTCGAGCCATGGTAGCGACATGTATCGTCCCTGTCTCATTTGAAGAACTGTACCCAATAAACTTATTTGAAAAACTGAAAAAGAAGCTGGGGTATTCAGTCAATTCATATACGTTATGGAGTAACATTAGTGATTCAACCCAAAGGCGTTACTATTATATGAGTAATGAAATGGTACAAACGGTATGGTTTGATATCGATAATGAACCTAAAGAGTGCAAAAAGTTGGTAATAAATTCAGCTTTCAAGGCATCACATCATATGGGCCCAGCCAATCAAGTCATGGAACCATGTAAAAATGCTCCATTTTATTGA
- the tnaA gene encoding tryptophanase: MENFKHLPEPFRIRVVEPVKRTTREHREEAILKAGMNPFLLDSDDVFIDLLTDSGTGSITQRMQAAMLMGDEAYSGSRSYYTLANAVKDIFGYELTIPTHQGRGAEQIYIPVLIKKREQEKGLDRSKMVALSNYFFDTTQGHTQVNCCVAKNVYTEDAFDTSVNADFKGNFDIAKLEMAIEEAGPANVPYIVSTITCNSAGGQPVSIANLKAVYAIAQRYDIPVIMDSARFAENAYFIQQREPGYQDWTIEEITRETYQYADGLAMSAKKDAMVQMGGLLCFKDESMMDVYTECRTLCVVQEGFPTYGGLEGGAMERLAVGLYDGMRQDWLEYRISQVQYLVDGLEAIGVVCQQAGGHAAFVDAGKLLPHIPSHQFPAHALACELYKVAGIRAVEIGSLLLGRDPATGQQHPCPAELLRLTIPRATYTQTHMDFVIEAFEKVKENAHNVKGLDFTYEPPVLRHFTARLKEIE, translated from the coding sequence ATGGAAAATTTTAAACACTTACCAGAACCATTTCGTATTCGTGTGGTTGAGCCAGTAAAACGTACCACGCGTGAACATCGTGAAGAAGCCATCCTTAAAGCAGGTATGAACCCGTTCCTTTTAGATAGTGATGATGTGTTCATTGACCTTCTCACTGACAGCGGCACTGGCTCCATCACTCAAAGAATGCAAGCCGCAATGCTGATGGGCGACGAAGCATACAGTGGCAGCCGCAGCTACTACACGCTTGCGAATGCTGTAAAAGATATCTTCGGTTATGAATTAACGATTCCAACACACCAAGGTCGTGGTGCAGAACAAATCTATATTCCTGTTCTGATTAAAAAACGTGAACAAGAAAAAGGCTTAGACCGTTCAAAAATGGTGGCGCTGTCTAACTACTTCTTCGACACCACGCAAGGTCATACTCAGGTTAACTGCTGTGTGGCGAAAAACGTCTATACCGAAGATGCGTTCGATACGTCTGTCAATGCAGATTTCAAAGGTAACTTTGACATCGCGAAACTTGAAATGGCGATTGAAGAAGCGGGCCCCGCGAACGTTCCTTACATTGTCAGCACGATTACTTGTAACTCTGCAGGTGGTCAGCCTGTTTCTATTGCGAACTTAAAAGCGGTATACGCGATTGCTCAACGTTACGATATCCCTGTCATCATGGACTCAGCGCGTTTTGCCGAGAATGCTTACTTTATTCAACAACGTGAGCCCGGTTACCAAGATTGGACGATCGAAGAAATCACGCGTGAAACTTATCAATACGCAGATGGCTTAGCCATGTCAGCGAAGAAAGATGCAATGGTTCAAATGGGCGGACTGTTGTGTTTCAAAGATGAATCGATGATGGATGTTTACACTGAATGTCGTACACTTTGTGTCGTTCAAGAAGGTTTCCCTACCTATGGTGGTCTTGAAGGCGGTGCCATGGAACGACTTGCGGTCGGCCTTTACGATGGCATGCGTCAGGACTGGCTAGAGTACCGTATCAGTCAGGTTCAGTACCTTGTTGATGGCCTAGAAGCCATTGGGGTTGTATGTCAGCAAGCCGGTGGTCATGCCGCATTCGTTGATGCAGGTAAACTATTACCTCATATCCCTTCACATCAATTCCCAGCTCATGCTTTGGCTTGTGAGCTCTACAAAGTTGCGGGGATCCGCGCGGTGGAAATCGGTTCGTTACTATTAGGCCGTGATCCGGCAACGGGTCAACAGCACCCTTGCCCTGCTGAGTTGTTACGCCTGACGATTCCTCGCGCGACTTACACTCAAACGCACATGGATTTCGTGATTGAAGCGTTTGAGAAAGTCAAAGAAAATGCCCACAACGTGAAGGGGCTGGATTTCACTTACGAGCCCCCCGTGCTACGCCACTTCACGGCTCGTCTGAAAGAAATTGAATAA
- a CDS encoding IS110 family transposase has product MNITTVGLDLAKNVSHVVCCNQAGKIVRKRMLRRSEILTFFTKLPKCLVGVESCATAHYWAREIQKCGHNVKQIAPQHVKPYVRGNKNDYNDALAIAEAVVRPEMRFVRTKSQKQLDIKALHVLRKKCEHDRTANCNGIRGVLAEQGIVIPEGIRNVYKRLPELFDSQIDNGLSKLFKEK; this is encoded by the coding sequence ATGAATATTACAACTGTTGGACTGGATTTGGCAAAAAATGTAAGCCATGTAGTGTGTTGTAACCAAGCAGGGAAAATAGTCAGGAAAAGAATGCTCCGCCGTTCAGAAATACTGACATTTTTCACAAAATTGCCGAAGTGTTTAGTTGGCGTAGAGTCTTGTGCAACAGCACATTATTGGGCAAGAGAAATTCAGAAGTGTGGACATAATGTTAAACAGATAGCCCCACAACATGTGAAGCCATATGTCCGTGGAAACAAGAATGATTACAATGATGCTCTGGCTATCGCTGAAGCCGTTGTGCGACCAGAAATGCGCTTTGTAAGAACTAAAAGCCAGAAGCAGTTAGATATCAAAGCACTGCATGTTCTTCGAAAAAAATGTGAGCATGACAGAACCGCCAATTGCAATGGTATTCGGGGAGTATTGGCTGAGCAAGGTATTGTCATCCCTGAGGGAATTCGTAATGTTTACAAGCGATTGCCTGAGCTGTTTGATAGTCAAATAGACAATGGTTTAAGTAAGCTGTTCAAGGAAAAATAA
- a CDS encoding patatin-like phospholipase family protein, with product MENATKNVAFVISGAAAFIPQELACIRAIMEAEYPGATEKITPAILAGTSSGSICTILVNGVINGKITWDQVENDIIPAIKNNNIYNDELFQQALLFNAIQTIIAGSKSSKDTIQLYNDVVDLLKNYASMTWQQVLEKLSSIFDESIKEYKEIRAFANDVATLIQKVKHYDYEAVKSAYQAILENIGKGYVLDTAPLKVTLEKYINNEMDFDTIDQLPCRTLISAVSVDNGREKRFDSTENDDKGTNLVDIILASTAIPVAFPERAVNEQMYVDGGTGTDNFPVPDIIGTGEKFDEVYVITHKNETLLGKPIAHNYTWLPILSNLFFALAVQGGNTVTYQMAQSLSIVNDPQNAYLYMPDFDQNFSMLDFDSMPEQLKESKKYCKNNSPEKVVKVLKNINFPVPI from the coding sequence ATGGAAAACGCTACAAAGAATGTCGCTTTTGTTATATCAGGAGCTGCTGCATTCATACCACAAGAACTTGCTTGTATTCGAGCAATCATGGAAGCCGAGTATCCCGGGGCTACAGAAAAAATAACTCCAGCAATCCTTGCAGGAACCAGTTCTGGCTCAATATGTACAATTCTGGTCAATGGGGTTATTAATGGAAAAATCACCTGGGATCAGGTGGAAAATGACATTATTCCAGCGATCAAGAATAATAATATTTACAATGATGAACTATTTCAGCAAGCCCTATTGTTTAACGCGATTCAAACCATTATTGCGGGATCAAAATCAAGTAAAGACACTATTCAGTTGTATAACGATGTTGTTGATTTGTTAAAAAATTACGCATCCATGACGTGGCAGCAAGTTTTGGAGAAGTTAAGTTCTATTTTTGATGAATCGATTAAAGAATATAAAGAAATCAGAGCCTTTGCTAACGATGTTGCCACATTAATTCAAAAGGTTAAGCACTATGATTATGAAGCGGTGAAATCGGCTTACCAAGCCATTTTGGAGAATATAGGAAAGGGTTATGTCTTGGATACCGCTCCGCTGAAAGTCACCTTAGAAAAATATATCAATAACGAAATGGACTTCGACACTATCGACCAGCTTCCTTGCCGCACGCTTATATCAGCAGTTTCGGTAGATAATGGCAGGGAAAAAAGATTCGATAGCACAGAAAATGACGATAAAGGCACAAATCTGGTCGATATCATTTTAGCTTCCACGGCTATTCCTGTAGCATTCCCTGAGCGAGCAGTAAACGAACAAATGTATGTTGATGGTGGCACGGGCACTGATAATTTCCCTGTTCCGGATATTATAGGTACTGGAGAAAAGTTTGACGAGGTGTATGTCATTACCCACAAGAATGAGACACTGCTTGGCAAACCTATCGCTCACAACTACACTTGGCTGCCTATTCTGTCGAATTTATTTTTTGCCTTGGCCGTTCAGGGGGGAAACACGGTAACCTACCAGATGGCTCAATCTCTCAGTATTGTTAACGACCCTCAAAATGCTTACTTATATATGCCTGATTTCGATCAGAATTTTAGTATGCTTGATTTTGACTCCATGCCGGAGCAATTAAAAGAGTCAAAAAAATATTGTAAGAACAATTCTCCTGAAAAAGTTGTTAAAGTCTTAAAGAATATTAACTTTCCAGTCCCGATCTAA
- the ascB gene encoding 6-phospho-beta-glucosidase: MSELHFPQNFLWGGAIAANQSEGAYLADGKGLTTVDMIPYGENRLPIKLGQVAGVTLSEDEFYPSHRAIDFYHRYREDIALLAEMGFKVFRLSIAWSRIYPNGDDAEPNQAGLDFYRDVFEECHKHGIEPLVTLCHFDVPMNLVNQYGSWRNRQMIAFFTRYARTCFEHYRGLVKYWLTFNEINILLASPFSGAGLLFQAGENHDQVKYQAAHHQLVASALATKIAHEIDPQNQVGCMLAGGNFYPYSCKPQDVFTAMEKDRENLFFIDVQSRGYYPAYSQSVFKKKGVQLQTDAEDFEILKHTVDFISFSYYASRCASADMNEGNTSAANVVKSIRNPHLPASDWGWVIDPLGLRITMNTLYDRYQKPLFLVENGLGAKDTPDENGEINDDYRIDYLRQHIQAMHDAMQDGVPLMGFTPWGCIDLVAASTGEMSKRYGFIYVDRDNLGQGTLNRTPKKSFYWYKKVIASNGKDIR, from the coding sequence ATGTCTGAACTGCATTTTCCACAAAATTTTCTCTGGGGTGGCGCCATTGCCGCCAACCAGTCAGAAGGGGCTTACCTTGCAGACGGCAAAGGTTTGACCACGGTTGATATGATCCCGTACGGTGAGAACCGGCTACCGATTAAACTAGGGCAAGTCGCCGGCGTCACACTCAGTGAAGATGAATTCTACCCCAGCCACCGCGCCATCGATTTCTATCATCGCTATCGTGAAGATATCGCCCTGTTGGCGGAAATGGGTTTCAAAGTGTTCCGCCTGTCGATTGCATGGAGTCGTATTTACCCCAATGGCGATGACGCGGAACCGAACCAAGCGGGTTTAGATTTCTACCGAGACGTTTTTGAAGAATGCCACAAACATGGCATCGAACCGCTGGTCACTTTGTGCCACTTTGATGTCCCCATGAATCTGGTCAATCAATACGGCTCATGGCGCAACCGTCAGATGATTGCATTCTTTACCCGCTATGCGCGCACCTGTTTTGAACACTACCGTGGTCTGGTCAAATACTGGCTCACGTTCAACGAGATCAACATCTTGCTGGCAAGCCCATTCTCAGGTGCCGGATTACTGTTTCAAGCCGGTGAAAACCACGATCAGGTGAAATATCAAGCCGCACATCACCAATTAGTTGCCAGTGCACTGGCGACCAAAATCGCCCATGAAATTGACCCGCAAAACCAAGTCGGTTGTATGCTTGCAGGCGGGAACTTCTACCCTTATTCCTGTAAGCCGCAAGATGTGTTTACCGCGATGGAAAAAGACCGCGAAAACCTATTCTTCATCGATGTGCAATCTCGTGGCTATTACCCGGCATACAGCCAATCGGTCTTTAAGAAAAAAGGCGTACAACTTCAGACCGACGCTGAAGACTTTGAAATTCTCAAACATACCGTCGATTTCATTTCCTTCAGCTATTACGCTTCGCGCTGTGCATCTGCCGATATGAATGAAGGCAACACCAGCGCTGCAAATGTGGTGAAATCGATTCGCAACCCTCATTTACCCGCCAGTGACTGGGGATGGGTGATTGATCCGCTTGGGTTGAGAATTACCATGAATACCCTGTATGACCGTTACCAAAAACCGCTCTTTTTGGTCGAGAACGGTTTAGGCGCGAAAGATACACCGGATGAGAACGGTGAAATCAACGATGACTATCGCATCGATTACCTGCGTCAACACATTCAGGCCATGCATGACGCGATGCAAGATGGTGTACCGCTGATGGGATTCACCCCTTGGGGTTGTATCGACTTAGTGGCCGCATCAACCGGTGAAATGAGTAAGCGTTATGGTTTTATTTATGTTGACCGTGACAACTTAGGGCAAGGCACCTTAAACCGGACACCGAAGAAGTCCTTCTACTGGTACAAGAAAGTCATCGCCAGCAATGGCAAAGATATTCGCTAA
- the ascF gene encoding PTS cellobiose/arbutin/salicin transporter subunit IIBC, which yields MSNNYKTIAQSVVAHVGGKDNVSALTHCMTRLRFVLNDASLVDIPQLKAIKGVMGVVDNGDKVQVIIGNEVAVAYKEVMSLIDIDTAPPATSAEKKQKLTAKVIGAKMLDALVGTMSPLIPAIIGGSMVKLLAMVLEMSGWVEPNAPTLIILKAIGDGAFFFLPVMVAASASIKFKTNMSLAIAIAGVLIHPNFIALMAQAAQGQQVDLFGVSITAVKYTYTVIPALVMTWVLSYIECWVDRITPVVTKNFLKPMLIVLIAAPIAIVVIGPVGIWIGTAISAVVYTIHGTLGWLSVAIMGALWPLLVLTGMHRVFTPTIIQTIAETGREGMVMPSEIGANLGMGGACLAVAYKTKNIALKQTALAAGASAIFAGISEPALYGVLVRLKRPLIATMITGFIVGALAGMGGLASHSMASPSLFTSVQFFDVNDPMSIVWVFGLIALAIVLSFVLTLILGFEDDPQVDDDQALNADHSADNENDKSKVPSQATA from the coding sequence ATGTCCAACAATTACAAGACAATTGCGCAATCAGTTGTTGCACACGTGGGAGGAAAAGATAACGTCTCCGCTCTGACCCACTGCATGACACGGCTCCGCTTTGTACTCAACGATGCAAGCTTGGTTGATATCCCTCAGCTCAAAGCGATCAAAGGCGTGATGGGCGTGGTTGATAATGGTGATAAAGTACAAGTGATCATCGGTAACGAAGTGGCTGTTGCTTACAAAGAAGTGATGTCTCTTATCGATATTGATACCGCCCCGCCCGCGACTTCCGCAGAGAAAAAGCAAAAACTGACCGCAAAAGTCATCGGAGCAAAAATGCTTGATGCGCTTGTCGGCACCATGTCTCCCCTCATTCCAGCGATTATCGGCGGCTCAATGGTTAAGCTACTGGCGATGGTCTTAGAGATGAGCGGTTGGGTTGAACCGAATGCACCGACGTTAATCATTCTCAAAGCGATTGGTGACGGTGCTTTCTTCTTCCTGCCTGTGATGGTGGCCGCTTCAGCATCAATCAAGTTCAAAACCAACATGTCACTGGCGATTGCAATTGCCGGGGTGCTGATTCATCCCAACTTTATCGCCCTGATGGCTCAGGCAGCGCAAGGCCAACAAGTTGATCTGTTCGGGGTCTCCATTACTGCGGTGAAATACACTTATACGGTGATTCCGGCGTTGGTAATGACTTGGGTTCTGTCTTACATTGAGTGCTGGGTGGATCGGATTACACCGGTCGTGACCAAAAACTTCCTCAAACCGATGCTTATTGTGTTGATTGCCGCGCCCATTGCCATTGTGGTGATTGGCCCCGTCGGTATCTGGATCGGAACCGCAATTTCAGCGGTGGTTTATACCATTCACGGCACACTAGGCTGGTTATCGGTTGCAATCATGGGCGCACTCTGGCCTCTCTTGGTACTCACCGGGATGCATCGCGTTTTCACGCCAACCATTATCCAGACCATTGCTGAAACCGGCCGGGAAGGCATGGTGATGCCTTCTGAAATCGGCGCGAATCTAGGTATGGGCGGTGCATGTTTAGCCGTCGCTTACAAAACCAAAAACATCGCGCTCAAACAAACTGCACTCGCGGCAGGCGCTTCAGCGATTTTCGCCGGTATCTCTGAACCCGCTCTGTATGGTGTTCTTGTCCGCCTCAAACGCCCGCTGATTGCGACCATGATTACAGGGTTCATTGTCGGGGCACTGGCGGGTATGGGCGGTTTAGCCAGCCACTCCATGGCGTCACCGAGCTTATTTACCAGTGTGCAATTCTTTGATGTCAATGACCCGATGAGTATTGTCTGGGTATTTGGTCTGATTGCCCTCGCGATTGTACTCTCGTTTGTTCTGACGCTGATACTCGGCTTTGAAGATGATCCGCAAGTCGATGATGACCAAGCGCTCAACGCTGACCATTCTGCTGACAATGAGAATGACAAGAGTAAAGTGCCATCACAAGCGACCGCTTAA
- a CDS encoding gluconokinase: protein MSGSSIVVMGVCGCGKSTIGKQLANRLGRQFIDGDDLHPSANIQKMAAGQPLDDADRQPWLESIRDAAHRFESHNEHGVLVCSALKKDYRDQIRKGNKQVTFVFLDGDMTLILERMRMRQGHFMKENMVKSQFDTLERPDHEPQTIVVSIQGSIDQVIERIVTALQQAQSLK from the coding sequence ATGTCAGGTAGCAGTATCGTCGTGATGGGGGTTTGCGGGTGCGGTAAAAGCACGATTGGAAAACAATTGGCGAATCGGCTCGGGCGTCAGTTTATTGATGGTGATGATCTCCATCCCAGCGCGAATATTCAGAAAATGGCTGCGGGACAGCCATTGGATGATGCAGACCGTCAACCGTGGCTGGAAAGCATCCGAGATGCAGCCCATCGTTTTGAAAGCCACAATGAACATGGTGTGTTGGTCTGTTCGGCATTAAAAAAAGACTATCGTGATCAAATCCGCAAGGGGAACAAACAGGTGACTTTCGTGTTTCTTGATGGTGACATGACGTTGATCCTTGAACGGATGCGGATGCGACAAGGTCATTTTATGAAAGAGAATATGGTGAAAAGTCAGTTTGATACGCTGGAGCGACCAGATCATGAACCACAGACGATTGTGGTGAGTATTCAAGGCAGTATTGACCAAGTGATCGAACGGATCGTGACGGCGCTGCAACAGGCGCAGTCCCTGAAATAA
- a CDS encoding LacI family DNA-binding transcriptional regulator, producing the protein MTKTTVTPQKPKKNRTTLQDVADAVGVTKVTVSRYMRNPESVAKKTQEKIATVIEQLGYIENRAPAMLSRASSNAIGVLLPSLSNQIFAAFMQGIETVTKANGYETLLAHFGYDEQEEERKIASLLSYQVDGLILTASNHTPRTLQMIKNAGVPVVETMELPPAPIDMVVGLDHTDASYQVVRRIIAAGKRSIAYFGARLDTRTHLRMLGYDKAMQEAGLAPKHILTKEHSSFSLAGDLLDKAMQQYPDLDGVFCTNDDIAIGTLFAAQQRGIKVPEQLSIVGYNALDIGKTIHPKITSIDTPRFDIGQKSAELIIARLKNEPITHPVIDMGYIIREGDSI; encoded by the coding sequence ATGACCAAAACAACCGTTACGCCCCAAAAACCGAAAAAAAACCGCACCACTTTACAAGACGTAGCCGATGCGGTCGGTGTGACGAAGGTGACGGTCTCCCGGTATATGCGAAATCCTGAATCCGTGGCAAAAAAGACTCAAGAGAAAATCGCCACAGTGATTGAACAACTGGGTTATATCGAAAACCGCGCACCGGCAATGTTGTCCCGTGCTTCAAGTAATGCGATCGGTGTGTTACTCCCGTCACTCTCTAATCAGATCTTCGCTGCATTCATGCAAGGCATTGAGACCGTCACCAAAGCCAATGGCTATGAAACACTGTTGGCTCACTTTGGTTATGATGAACAAGAAGAAGAACGCAAAATCGCATCCCTACTCTCCTATCAGGTCGATGGCTTGATTCTCACCGCCAGCAACCACACCCCGAGAACATTACAGATGATCAAAAACGCTGGTGTTCCCGTGGTTGAAACGATGGAGCTCCCGCCCGCTCCGATTGATATGGTCGTCGGGCTGGATCATACCGATGCTTCCTATCAGGTGGTGCGTCGGATTATTGCGGCCGGTAAACGGTCCATCGCTTACTTTGGTGCCCGTCTTGATACGCGTACGCATCTCCGGATGCTTGGCTATGACAAAGCCATGCAAGAAGCCGGATTAGCGCCAAAACACATTCTCACCAAGGAGCACTCCAGTTTTTCATTAGCCGGTGATTTACTTGATAAAGCGATGCAGCAATACCCTGACTTAGATGGCGTCTTCTGTACCAACGACGATATCGCCATTGGTACCCTATTCGCCGCTCAACAGCGCGGCATCAAGGTACCTGAACAACTTTCTATTGTGGGATACAACGCTTTAGATATTGGTAAGACCATTCACCCCAAAATCACCAGTATCGATACTCCCCGGTTTGACATTGGGCAGAAAAGCGCAGAATTAATCATTGCAAGGCTCAAGAACGAACCCATTACGCATCCAGTTATTGATATGGGATATATCATTCGTGAAGGAGACAGTATTTAG
- a CDS encoding LysR family transcriptional regulator encodes MDRLDQIELFARIAEGGSFVRAANELNIARSTATEAVKTLEQQVGVQLLTRTTRHVAVTPEGEEFYRHARIILDEVEDAYSTFKTKTPHGHLRIDASGLLTRTFITPRLPEFLATYPDITIQFGQSDRFIDLVREGVDCVLRAGTPDDSSLRMRRLGYLPEITCASPDYLKRYGTPDNIDDLAGHFMVGFVSSRTGDIMPLEFQHDGKTELRRIPARAMTDNSDTAADLAVRGLGLIQAPRYRFEPLLASGQLVQILSDTLPEPMPLNAIYSGDRRLSRRLDVFLNWVDDIFREQAL; translated from the coding sequence ATGGATCGACTGGATCAAATCGAACTTTTCGCTCGGATCGCTGAAGGAGGAAGCTTTGTGCGCGCGGCAAATGAGTTAAACATCGCGCGTTCAACGGCGACAGAAGCGGTGAAAACTCTGGAACAGCAGGTTGGTGTACAATTGTTAACACGCACGACCCGACATGTCGCGGTAACGCCAGAAGGAGAAGAATTTTATCGCCACGCAAGAATCATTCTGGATGAAGTAGAGGATGCCTACAGCACCTTTAAAACGAAAACGCCACACGGACACTTAAGGATAGATGCATCCGGATTGTTGACTCGTACATTTATCACGCCTCGTTTGCCCGAATTTCTAGCGACTTATCCCGATATCACCATTCAATTTGGCCAAAGTGATCGATTTATTGATCTTGTGCGAGAGGGAGTAGATTGTGTGCTGCGGGCAGGCACACCAGATGACAGCAGCCTGCGAATGCGACGTCTGGGATATTTGCCCGAAATTACCTGCGCCAGTCCAGATTATCTGAAACGATATGGTACGCCTGACAATATTGATGATCTTGCGGGCCATTTCATGGTGGGTTTTGTCTCCTCTCGCACTGGCGACATCATGCCATTGGAATTTCAGCATGATGGAAAAACTGAATTGCGTCGTATCCCGGCAAGAGCCATGACTGATAATTCCGATACCGCTGCGGATCTTGCAGTCCGCGGACTAGGGCTGATTCAAGCGCCACGTTATCGTTTCGAACCGCTGCTTGCTTCAGGCCAATTGGTGCAAATTCTCTCCGACACCTTGCCAGAACCTATGCCCTTAAACGCTATTTATTCCGGAGATCGACGCTTGTCTCGGCGGTTGGATGTGTTTCTGAATTGGGTGGATGACATTTTTAGAGAGCAGGCGCTGTAA